In the Equus caballus isolate H_3958 breed thoroughbred chromosome 14, TB-T2T, whole genome shotgun sequence genome, AATGCCACTGCTTCCAAAACTGCCTCTTCCCACATTAACCTTCAGCGCTACCTACTgagtaaaagtaaaatatatttttgttcccATTGTTGGACAGGAGAAAGATGTATTCCTGGATCTccaaattaaatacatttttctgtAGATAGTTAAATTTCACACTACAGGACTGATTACACTGATATTACGGATTAGCCAAGAAacctattatttttaatactgcTTAATTATTAAGTGTAGATAtggaaaaacacatttttcaatTGTTTCACTATTGGAGCATACCATTTCTACACTGCAAATGAATGGCAGAGGCAAAATCGTTGAGAGAAAGATCCTTCAATATAGGCTAGTTCTGTATTTTAGGTAAACGGGTAACAATGTAAAGTTAAAGGCATTTTTTTCACTCAGAAGGATCAACTAGAATTTTATCTTCgattaaaaaagatataaaattcaTAAACAGAGCATTTGTATTTGAATTATACTATACTAAAACCAAACAAGAATAGTAGAAAATACTCTTTATCGCCAGCAAAAGCAAAACTacttttttgaaaaggaaatgaggaataAGTTCAAGATTTCTCACTTCAACTAACACCTCCGACTGCATTATCATTTTAGCCAAAGGAACATtttcacatataattttaaatggcaGGAGTGATTTCCATCTGGGAATTATCTGCATAAAAGTGTTAGCCTTGGCACAATTTCAACATTTCATTGAAAGGTCATTTCTGGTTCTAAGCAAAATGCCCCAAACTATGCAAAAGGTTCATCTCTACCTTAATCCTACCATTGAGAGTCCAATTTTACGTGTTTTACCCAGAGGTGAATTTTGCCCTCAGATAAGCACATATGTCTATAACCCTCTTTCAATCATTAATAAATTATCTTTACTACCTTAAAACCTCCTGCCTTTTCCTCAATATTTACGCTTCTAAAAGGGTTTTACAAATATCACTATTCCTCATAAgtagaagaaaactaaaaatttggGTAAATCCCCTGACGTAGAAAAATGCCAAACCAGCAGGTGAAACGGTAACTTCCAGGTATAGAATTACAGTTCTAATTGGTCAACTACAAACGTCACCGGTTATGGCAGTTGTAAATTATTTACAGCCACTAGGGGAAAAGCCCGAGGAAAACGTCAGGTCTTCActtatctttttcttaaataaggaGACACCTGAAAGTCACACTGGACAGTCGACCACGTATCGCAACAGACACTACAGAGCGTGCCGTCATCAAGACGCAGGGAGCCGAAGTTCCTGCGCGATGAGAGGATTACAGTGAAAACAGTAGCCCATCGGTCCCCGGAGGAGAGACACAAGTCCACCAGGAGAGGCTGGGAGTCCGGGCGGTGGGGCTGCGCCCCCGCGAGCGGCGCGCAGTCCTCCGCGGCCGCCAGAAGCCGCGAGCGGCAGGAAGGCCAGGGCGCCGGGGGCTCGCGGGCGCAGGTGGGCTGCGGCTGCCCGACCGGCAGGGGCCCCCACGGCGAAGTCTCCAGGGCCTCGCCCGCGCAGCCGGGAAACCACCCAGCCCAAGACGGGCGGAGGAGGCGCCCAGGCAGAGCCACGTCGGAGGATGGGAGCGCTGCGGAAGGTGGGCACCTTGCTCACACCCACCCAAAGGCTGACAGCCCCGGGGCGCGAGGCGGCCGGGGCGCGGGAAGGGCCGCGGCGCGCCCGAGGGGTCCGCCTTGAGGGCGCTGCCTGCCGCCAACGATTCCCCTCGCCCGGATCGGCGGCGGCGGGATACTCACGTAGGGCTGGTAGAACTTGGAGAGCCGCGGCTTCCCGTGGTTGTTGAAGATGAGGATGGCCTTGATCATGGCTGAGCCGGGCCGACCGGGTGGGCGCTGGCGGCCAGGGCGGGGGCAGGCGAGCGAGCCTCGCCTCGGGATCTCGCCAGCGATCCTTCCCCACCCGCCCCCTctcgcacgcgcgcgcgcgcccccgagttgcggggcggggcctgggaggggcggggcccggacGGGGCCGACGCGGAGGGAAGCGGAAACATCTCGGCTTGCCGGAGGGGCGCCTGCGCACTCGGTGGCGTGCAGCAGCGATGCCCACAGACGCCTTGCGGAGGCTTGTTGCTGGGGGAAAACGGTAGTTGCGGCATTAACCGTCAGGGGTCTGCAACAGGTTCGACAAAAGAGGACCAGCCTGCAAGCCCGACTTTCACGGTTGGGTTGAGTCTCCCTACTCCGGCGCTTCCTTAGCGACGCTCCCTGACGCAAGGCCCGCCCACTGCACGCTTGTGCGCCGCCCACCACCTCCGCCCTCGTTTTCCACCGAGCAAGATGGCTGAGGAGCCGGAGTCCGCGCTGCAGCTTTCTCCCTCGACTGCGGCTGATGGCGAAGGACCTACGGAGGTTTCCCCAGAAACGGCCACTCCGGAGCCCCCCTCTTCCGCTGCAGTCTCGCCGGGAACAGAGGAGCCTGCCGGcgacaccaaaaaaaaaagtaattttgagaGCAGTTTCGTtctgggcagaggtgggaggttTAGATTGCGTCCGTCTAGGCATAGAGGGCAATGAAGAAGCAAAGTTTAGAGCAGGGCCGGTCCCAGACGTGGTTTCTGAGCAGTCAGGAGAGAGGAAGTGTACTTTTCCACCTTTGACTTGAGTGCCTCTCCAGAAGGCCATCTCTGGACGCACCTTCGCGGTGTCGTGCCTGGTACTTGACTGTCACCGCAGTTAACACCCTGTACTCCGATCTTCCTTTGGGTTGGCCAGACTGCGAGCTGTTTGAAGGTGGGAGCTGAGTGGGATCTCGGTGGCTCCAGCTACTTAACGCGGGACCTAATTATTTGAATGATTTAAGGTGATAGAGATGTCGGTGGCAAGTCTGAATTAGAATCCACCCCTTCTGACCAGTTCGCTGTTTTTTATGCTAATTGCATGTGAATTCACTCCTTGAACCAAAAAACTGGAGTTTTACCCAGTACGAAGAACGCTAAGGGAAAACTAAAGGCATAGGCGtcatcctttttgtttctttgttttggtgaggaagattggccctgagctaacaacggtgccagtcttcctctattttgtatatgggacactgtcacagcgtggcttgatgagcggtgtgtagggcCCCGCTGGGATCGGAACTGGAACCCCGGCCTGCGCAGCCGACCCTGCGAATGTAACCATTACACGACCGGACTGGCCCCCTtcgctgccttttttttttttaaacaccattTTGGAACCTTTGTAAGTGAATCATTTCCTTGCGTGAACCAGCTGTCCCCACGCTCTTTATTGAGAATTAGTTCGCCATTGTAAAATACAGAAATTCCTAAGTGGGGCACTCTATGTAGGGTTGCCTGAGAAGAGCAGCAAATCAGCATCTACAATTCGAAGAGGTTGACCCTTGGCCTCAGGTTTTCTCAATCCAGAGTCTTAAAGCGTAGGGACGGCGTGTTTTCCAGTCAGTGATCTCACGGCCTGTCATCCAACATCAGTTTCTGCTGCTGTGGAGGATAATTGTCTCTCCTAGCGCTGTCCCGCTTTAAGCAGACTGCCTCTACATTTGGGGGAAATCTGTGTTGTTGCTTCCACATGATGCACTAGTAGAGGAACAGAAACCTATGATTATTTCTGTAGATAACCGTTAGAATCTTTCTTCAAAAGAATCCCATGAGTTTTACAGATTCttgttccctttttttcttccaatttactATAAGTAGGAACAGGGTTTGTTTCAGGTTTGTTTTAAGCTCTAATAGTCTTAGGAAAAAGCTGACTACTTGACCTAAAGACAGCTGTGtaaaacagaggcccagagcccAGATAGGGTCTGAGGTTATGCGGCGTGTTTTCTTTGGTCTGCACAGTATATATCTTTAAATCAtcatttaaaatcagattttcattttctggCTCCTGTGAGTATTTGAGTTTGCCTCTGATTTAAAACTTAGTTTCCAGCTATTGAATTTCTACTTTGACATTGTTCTTTTTTGAGGACCTCTTCTGAAGAAAGAAgcttaaatatttcatatgctCCATCTTTCATTTaatacagaggaagaaagatCATTGAAGCAGACTGAGGTTGTTGGTCCTGACAGTACATTAGGATCACCTGGGAGAGCTTTTGAACATATCCATGCCAAGGCCCTACTTCCagaagattctgatttaattgatgtGGACACCTGTAAATGTTCGCCGAGTTGAGTCTAAAGTGTAGCTAGGGTTGAGAACTACAAGCACATCacctttaaaattaaagaaaaaaaaacaaatacagttataattacaataaatgcttttccttctctaGCTTCTTGTCCTCCTGCTCTTCTTCAATAGTACAACTCAATATTTTCTGCTTCACTTTCTTGAAATGCCCAATTACAATTGATTTATTGCTAGCCCCAAAGGATTGAAGGAGCAGGGAAGGGGAGGTATAGAAGGTGAATTAACCAAAATCCCCTCAGTTGTCTCCCAGTTCATCTCTATTCCCTACATGAATGAAGCTAGAATTAttaagaggaggaaggaaaatagacTTTAGCAGCAAGATAACCTGTGTGCATCACCTGTTCTAGGTGCCTTCATTCCAGGGGTAAACTTGAATACATTGATTGGGACCCAATTTTTAATACCAAAGAATGGTACAAGAAGGATGTAATAGAATAGAGTTAACTTTAGAGGGCAGCAGAACACCATTTTGCTTTCAGTGTTGCTTTTGATggtagatgtctttttttttttaagcaaagtaACTTCAGGAGACAGATTCACAGTCATTACGTTTGCATCTTTGTATGTTGGATTATCAAAACCTTTGATTTCTCCAAACCTTTTTGGCCCCTagttatgtattttctttttaataatttttattgtcttcttttattGAAAAGTTTATTGTAGAAAACTTGGTGGTGACAAAAAACACAAGTAAAACTAAATAATAATAGCCTATAATGTCACTACTGAGAAGTAGCATTTGGGTGCATAGGCCACGTTTATGTGACTATGTGCTTGTGATGGTTTTAATGAAATTGAGATCATATTATACATGctgttttatatttaatacattttgataACTTTTTCATACTGTAAATATGCTTTTATGTGTTTCTTTAACGGCAGCTTAATCTTAAGAGTCAATGAGTATGAGTTATGAGCTGATactcttctaaatgctttacgtgtactaactcatttaatcttcataacaactctaGGAGATATGCGCTATTATCTTccttttacaaatggagaaactgtgGTAGAGAGTTTAAAGAGTTTATTCAGATATATATACCTAACAAGTGGCAGAGAGGATTTTGAACCCAGGGAGTTTAGAGAGTGTGCTCTTTAAAGACTACACTATATAAATTCTATCATAGAGTATAATATCCTTTATTTAGCCAATCTCCTCTAAATATCTTTGTTGGATATTTAggtttaccatttttttttctataaatgtttcAACGAAGGTGAAATCCTTGTAAGTGAATCTTATCACATCTCATATTTTCTTAGACTGGATTCCTGGAAGTATTATTGAGTCAAATATATCTTTAAGTATTTGGTAATGTATTACTGTATTGCTCTCCAGAAAGGGtacaccattttgtattcccaatAGTAGTATCATCTACACTATTATTCTAAGATTTACTAGTTTGGTAGATGAAAAAGGTCAtgacattgttatatattttttcctatcttaatagaccatttatatttcttctctttggaaTTTGCTGTTatgttaaaatgcattttaaagattCATTTCATGGGGAGACTTTGTGGGACTGTAGGatcaaggaaaaaaacctacaaaaacGTGATGAAAAAGAATCTTACCGAACATTTTTACATCTTGGGTATACCTCCAGCATCTTAAATACATAAACTGTATGTAGATTAAAGGTTTAAGTTTTCTAAAGTCGTCTTCTACAACATTCTCTTTAGATGTTTTAGTATAAtggtcaatatttttttcttttacagttgaCATCCTGCTAAAGGCTGTGGGAGACACCCctataatgaaaacaaagaagTGGGCTGTAGAGCGAACCCGAACCATCCAAGGACTCATTGACTTCATCAAAAAGTTCCTAAAACTTGTGGCCTCAGAACAGTTGGTATGAAACCAATGGTGATCATTTCCCGACAGGAATTCATAATAGTTCCTAGGCAGCAGTGAATAACTGTTGTATATAGAAATGCATATAGAGCCACATATGCTACTTTAGTGATATgcttgtattttatatattagtGGAATTTGTGTACTTTATTGAAGGATTCTCTGGGGAACcctgaaatgaaatgaattttagattttcttttacaatgtgaactgaatttttttttacttactgTATTAGTTGTTTTCCTCAAAAAGTCACTGAATGCCCATGCAGAAAGATCTATCATAGCACATTAGTATGAAAGTTTTGGAGTTTTTAAACTTGTTTTGATGTCAGTGTTGCTTCCTTCCTGTTCCTCTTGAGGTAAGCAATGTATCTTTGCCATAGGTTGTGGAAGAACTAAGGGATATACTTGTTTCATATTATACTACATGTTAAGTACTTCTTGGTGGCAGTTGTaaggattaatattttaaatgccaCTGGTTTTTAACTTGATATTTGACTACAGAAATTTGAGTGTCTACATGTGTTTGGCATTTTGTCATGTTATGTTAATGTGTTAGACACCATTATCTGCAGATCACAGTCTTGGTCAGTACTCACACAGATAGCGTATGAGTGGATATGTGGTTGAGAAATTGCTAAGTGTTTTTTAAATACGAGTTGAGAATTTGTATAAGCGTTGGGGAGGGATATAGTTGCTTGTAAACACAGGAGTGAGAATAGGTAAGATGAACGAACTGATTATTTATAAAAGTGGGATGTTTTggagtttatttctctttgtcaatgaggagaaagaaactACTCTGCTCTAAGAGTTTAGCTACAAGTGGTTCTCACAAAAGGGACATAGGCACAAAAGTAAGGGCAAGATAGATTAATCACTAGAAGTTATTTGAGGCAAGAATAGCATAAAGCCAGGCATTCCTCCAAAGGAAGTTGTGGGAAAAGCATTGGGAATATTTGAGTTTCACAGGTGAACATCTCTCATTGTGAtcagagtgaaaaaaatcagCCTGTTTTATGAGTGCCATATAGAACTTAATTCACTGTCAGAGATGGTCAAGATTATAGTGTCATCCACATGCATGTGGTAGCTAAAACCTCAGGAGCAGAGGACCTTGCCTAGAGTTCGAGTCTAAATAGAAAAGTTAGGGGAATGAGGACATACACTTTAGAGAAATGAGTAGACGCTATGTCTCTACTAAGGGTGCAGCATGAAGAATTGGAGAGGTGGGAAACCAGAAGACTACCAAATAATTCAAGCATCACTTTTAGAAATTTATAGatagaagaaaagacaaaatgatgCTATGTTCTGTGTTAGTGTTAGAGTCTTGACATTTTGTATTGCCTATATCCAGCAATCTGAAAGGATTTGATTGATATCAATATGTATTAGGTTGTACCATGTAAAATAGCCATCAATCtaccattttaaattaaaaattttatgtggTTCGATCTTAACCCTTTGTAGTGAATCTGGTGATGCTTTCCCATTTAAGCAATAGGAAACATAAACAAGTAGAATCATTTTTGTCACTTTCCTAGATTAAATTAAAACTCACATCTTCTGGCTTTTATCTAGCTGTACCCACATTATTTTAGCAAAAtggatgttaaagaaaaaatgttgaggattctgggaagatagCAGTGATATAAGGCATAGTCAAATCTCCAAATTCCCACAAAAACATAACCAACTAGATAGCAAAACCAGAAACCCATGATTAGTATTTATAATAAAACTAGATGATAAAGTATCCTCATGAACCCTAAAATGCAAGTTGTTGGGGACAGACCATCACCAACCACAGGATCTGCATGGTATCAGCAAATGTGCTGAAAGAAGCAAGCAGCAAGATTGGCATCTGACAACTCTGAGAAAAGGAGAACCTGAAAACAGCTAGAAGGTATTCACTGGAAAGCACAGTGGGCCCATTTAAGAATGTAGCTGAAATTGagaggttttatttctccagtaGCAGGTGATTACAGTATATCTGCACTAAGGAGGACTGGAGGGACTAGAGCAGTCTAGCTGCTGAAAGCTCTCAAAACAGACTCAGTAAGGCTCCCTtccaggacaagaccccacaCTGAGGAGGAACTTCtggaaatgaaacagaattgatcAGGGTAGGAAtatgagaggaagggaggagaaggaccAGGTCAAAGTCGAGGGAACAGAACCTGGAAAGTTTAGAAAGCAGGCCTGCATACCGTTGAACGCTATacaaaaaaacaacagaagaggggccagcccagtggtgcagtggttaagtacacacattccacttcggtggcccagcattcaccagtttggatcccaggtgcggacatggcactgcttgtcaagccatgctgtggcaggcatcccacatataaagtagaggaagatgggcacggatgttagctcagagccagtcttcttcagcaaaaaagaggagggttggtggcagatgttagctcagggctaatcttcctcaaaaaaaaaaaaaaaacaaaaacagaagatgGAGCTCTGCAGAGTTAGAAAAACTACACTAACCCATCTCATTCtaaaagctgaagaaaaaaatttcatataaaaacaaGCAACAGAGAAGTATCAAGGTCTAATCCCATACAgtgatataagaaaaaaagaaaaggacaaaataacATCCCTAAAGACAATGAAAACATGTCAGAAAAATGTACCTACAAGATAGGTCAGTAACTGTAACTTAGTGTCTTTCAGCTTGttttgaaataataagaaaatgatacAAGAAATGTAAGAACAACATATCAACATTAGTATAAAACTCAAATGAAGTAACAGAGCTCAGGAAAAGCATTATAAATAAGTTATTtcacgggccagccccatggccaagtggttaagttcacacactccgcttcagcggcccagagtttcagcagttcagatcctgggcgcagacatggcaccactcatcaggccatgctgaggtggcatcccacatgccacaactagaaggacccacaactaaaaaaatatgtaactgtgtacgggggcgctttggggagaaaaaggaaacataaaatctttaaaaaaaaaaaagttatttcagaATGGAGAC is a window encoding:
- the AP3S1 gene encoding AP-3 complex subunit sigma-1 isoform X2 codes for the protein MAFWRGTQVKGGKVHFLSPDCSETTSGTGPALNFASSLPSMPRRTQSKPPTSAQNETALKITFFFGVAGRLLCSRRDCSGRGGLRSGRFWGNLRRSFAISRSRGRKLQRGLRLLSHLARWKTRAEVVGGAQACSGRALRQGASLRKRRSRETQPNRESRACRLVLFCRTCCRPLTVNAATTVFPQQQASARRLWASLLHATECAGAPPASRDVSASLRVGPVRAPPLPGPAPQLGGARARARGGGWGRIAGEIPRRGSLACPRPGRQRPPGRPGSAMIKAILIFNNHGKPRLSKFYQPYSEDTQQQIIRETFHLVSKRDENVCNFLEGGLLIGGSDNKLIYRHYATLYFVFCVDSSESELGILDLIQVFVETLDKCFENVCELDLIFHVDKVHNILAEMVMGGMVLETNMNEIVTQIDAQNKLEKSEAGLAGAPARAVSAVKNMNLPEIPRNINIGDISIKVPNLPSFK
- the AP3S1 gene encoding AP-3 complex subunit sigma-1 isoform X1 — translated: MAFWRGTQVKGGKVHFLSPDCSETTSGTGPALNFASSLPSMPRRTQSKPPTSAQNETALKITFFFGVAGRLLCSRRDCSGRGGLRSGRFWGNLRRSFAISRSRGRKLQRGLRLLSHLARWKTRAEVVGGAQACSGRALRQGASLRKRRSRETQPNRESRACRLVLFCRTCCRPLTVNAATTVFPQQQASARRLWASLLHATECAGAPPASRDVSASLRVGPVRAPPLPGPAPQLGGARARARGGGWGRIAGEIPRRGSLACPRPGRQRPPGRPGSAMIKAILIFNNHGKPRLSKFYQPYSEDTQQQIIRETFHLVSKRDENVCNFLEGGLLIGGSDNKLIYRHYATLYFVFCVDSSESELGILDLIQVFVETLDKCFENVCELDLIFHVDKVHNILAEMVMGGMVLETNMNEIVTQIDAQNKLEKSEQIVYTGLFCISQDFSQAGLAGAPARAVSAVKNMNLPEIPRNINIGDISIKVPNLPSFK
- the AP3S1 gene encoding AP-3 complex subunit sigma-1 isoform X3; this encodes MAFWRGTQVKGGKVHFLSPDCSETTSGTGPALNFASSLPSMPRRTQSKPPTSAQNETALKITFFFGVAGRLLCSRRDCSGRGGLRSGRFWGNLRRSFAISRSRGRKLQRGLRLLSHLARWKTRAEVVGGAQACSGRALRQGASLRKRRSRETQPNRESRACRLVLFCRTCCRPLTVNAATTVFPQQQASARRLWASLLHATECAGAPPASRDVSASLRVGPVRAPPLPGPAPQLGGARARARGGGWGRIAGEIPRRGSLACPRPGRQRPPGRPGSAMIKAILIFNNHGKPRLSKFYQPYSEDTQQQIIRETFHLVSKRDENVCNFLEGGLLIGGSDNKLIYRHYATLYFVFCVDSSESELGILDLIQVFVETLDKCFENVCELDLIFHVDKVHNILAEMVMGGMVLETNMNEIVTQIDAQNKLEKSETFIFQSPRQDR